The Gordonibacter urolithinfaciens genome contains a region encoding:
- a CDS encoding acyltransferase family protein, which produces MSGSKSRYIPALDGLRAFAVLAVIAYHMRMPWAPGGLLGVTVFFVLSGYLITSLLLIEHDESGTIDLPRFWLRRVRRLVPAIVLVVVCTAVLCTLFNHALLTKMRPDVLPSLLFFNNWWQIFHDVSYFEALGAPSPLAHFWSLAIEEQFYLVWPVALLAALKLGARKGTVRNVVLVLAALSALEMALLFDPAADPSRVYYGTDTRAFSLLIGAWLAFVWPSHLLGAKSGVRLTKRERSVLDGVGAAALAGLLLLVVFSNGFSPFLYRGGLVLCSMLTALVIAVMVHPASIIGRVAGARPLVWIGKRSYGIYLWHYPLLLLMDPGGIGDTPWWLYLLQLAAVFGCAALSYRFVENPFRHGAFGRLVRKVRSGEASLPDWLRTHAVPAVGAGALVIVAAGGLALVPPTSALEGGDLLKQAEQGQTSPSGQAQADPSGQPLAEESPQEPEGSAPVADEQPKLDVLMIGDSVSVRSVPYFQERFPHGAIDAAVNRQIYVGREVYDSYRDQGLVGGIVVLALGTNGPATDGQLDDIVADVGTDKQLWLVNTRSPQDWVSSTNDVLAGAAERYGNVHLIDWFGASAGRDELFDGDGTHLTEEGARVYIDLVHDAVASYLPQHAEDAAAPAVQTPIDLALAEIEGAYRSALDAASRDLLGSIER; this is translated from the coding sequence GTGTCGGGCTCGAAATCCCGTTATATACCGGCGCTCGACGGCCTGCGAGCTTTCGCCGTGCTCGCCGTTATCGCCTACCATATGCGCATGCCCTGGGCACCCGGCGGCCTGCTGGGCGTCACCGTCTTCTTCGTGCTGTCAGGCTACCTTATAACCAGCTTGCTGCTCATCGAGCACGACGAATCGGGCACGATCGACCTTCCGCGCTTCTGGCTGCGCCGCGTCCGTCGGCTCGTGCCCGCCATCGTGCTCGTCGTCGTTTGCACGGCCGTGCTCTGCACCCTGTTCAACCACGCCCTGCTCACGAAGATGCGCCCCGACGTCCTGCCGTCTCTGCTCTTCTTCAACAACTGGTGGCAGATATTCCACGACGTGTCCTACTTCGAGGCGCTCGGCGCGCCGTCGCCGCTTGCGCACTTCTGGTCGCTGGCCATCGAGGAGCAGTTCTACCTCGTGTGGCCCGTGGCTCTGCTCGCCGCGCTGAAGCTGGGAGCGAGGAAGGGCACGGTGCGCAACGTCGTGCTCGTGCTGGCCGCGCTCTCCGCACTGGAGATGGCGCTGCTGTTCGACCCCGCCGCCGACCCGAGCCGCGTGTACTACGGCACCGACACACGGGCGTTTTCGCTGCTCATCGGCGCATGGCTGGCGTTCGTGTGGCCGTCGCACCTATTGGGCGCCAAAAGCGGCGTGCGCCTGACGAAGCGCGAGCGCTCCGTGCTCGACGGCGTGGGGGCCGCGGCGCTCGCGGGCTTGCTGCTGCTGGTGGTGTTCTCGAACGGGTTCTCGCCCTTCCTGTACCGGGGCGGGCTCGTGCTGTGCTCGATGCTCACCGCCTTGGTCATCGCGGTCATGGTGCATCCGGCCAGCATCATCGGGCGCGTTGCGGGCGCGAGGCCGCTCGTGTGGATAGGCAAGCGCAGCTACGGCATCTACCTGTGGCACTACCCGTTGCTGCTGCTCATGGACCCGGGCGGCATCGGCGACACGCCTTGGTGGCTCTACCTGCTGCAGCTGGCGGCCGTGTTCGGCTGCGCCGCGCTGTCGTACCGCTTCGTGGAGAACCCCTTCCGCCACGGGGCCTTCGGCCGTCTGGTGAGGAAGGTACGCTCGGGCGAGGCGTCGCTGCCGGACTGGCTGCGCACGCACGCCGTGCCTGCCGTGGGCGCCGGCGCGCTCGTGATCGTGGCCGCAGGCGGGCTGGCGCTCGTGCCGCCCACCTCGGCCTTGGAGGGCGGCGACCTGCTGAAGCAGGCCGAGCAGGGCCAGACGAGCCCCTCGGGCCAGGCCCAGGCAGATCCGTCGGGGCAACCGTTGGCGGAGGAGTCGCCGCAGGAGCCCGAAGGCTCCGCGCCCGTCGCCGACGAGCAACCGAAGCTCGATGTGCTCATGATAGGCGACTCGGTATCGGTGCGCTCCGTGCCCTATTTCCAAGAGCGCTTCCCCCACGGCGCCATCGACGCCGCCGTGAACCGCCAGATCTACGTGGGAAGGGAAGTGTACGACTCGTATCGCGACCAGGGCCTTGTAGGCGGCATCGTCGTGCTGGCGCTGGGCACGAACGGGCCGGCTACCGATGGGCAGCTGGACGATATCGTCGCCGACGTGGGAACCGACAAGCAGCTCTGGCTCGTGAACACCCGCAGCCCGCAAGACTGGGTATCCTCCACGAACGACGTGCTGGCAGGCGCTGCCGAGCGCTATGGGAACGTCCATCTCATCGACTGGTTCGGCGCGAGCGCCGGACGCGACGAGCTCTTCGACGGCGACGGCACCCATCTGACCGAGGAGGGCGCGCGCGTCTATATCGACCTCGTGCACGATGCCGTGGCCAGCTACCTGCCGCAGCATGCCGAAGATGCTGCCGCGCCCGCCGTGCAAACCCCCATCGACCTGGCTCTCGCTGAAATCGAGGGAGCTTACCGCTCTGCGCTGGACGCGGCATCCCGCGACCTCCTCGGGTCGATCGAGCGCTAA